Proteins from one Apis cerana isolate GH-2021 linkage group LG11, AcerK_1.0, whole genome shotgun sequence genomic window:
- the LOC107997702 gene encoding large ribosomal subunit protein eL32: MAIRPVYRPTIVKKRTKKFIRHQSDRYSKLKRNWRKPKGIDNRVRRRFKGQYLMPNIGYGSNKKTRHMLPTGFRKVLVHNVKELEVLMMQNRKFCAEIAHGVSSKKRKSIVERAQQLSIRVTNASARLRSQENE, translated from the exons atggcTATTCGTCCAGTATACAGGCCtacaattgtaaaaaaaagaacaaaaaagttTATTCGTCATCAGAGTGATCGTTACAGTAAATTAAag agaaaCTGGCGTAAACCTAAAGGTATTGATAATAGAGTTCGTAGGCGTTTTAAGGGACAATATTTGATGCCCAATATTGGTTATGGAAGTAACAAAAAAACTCGTCACATGTTGCCAACTGGTTTTAGAAAAGTTTTGGTACATAATGTTAAg GAATTGGAAGTTTTAATGATGCAAAACAGAAAATTTTGTGCTGAAATTGCTCATGGTGTGAGCAGTAAAAAACGTAAATCCATTGTTGAACGTGCTCAACAACTTTCAATAAGAGTAACTAATGCCAGTGCAAGGTTACGTTctcaagaaaatgaataa
- the LOC107997701 gene encoding cytochrome P450 6k1 translates to MVMQNSLFMPIVISIGFFVIILILYIKYNRTYWERRGVPTVPGHWLFGNIKKILDLEKPPAYVIGDICQKSSENDGILGIYIFFKPFLLIKDPAIMKQILIKDFNYFSNRSFTIRSFQDEIGNTNLFSLKNPQWKYLRTKLSPIFSSAKVKKLFHLMVEVANSMNKYLDDEFSNSTKTKTIMIKDVTLKYTTDVISSVAFGIQVNSFNPKTLQFYEEAQKGLKMTFFRGIQLIISFFFPKLSPYLNARMLGTSTNFFRKVFWNSMDNREITKNKREDLIDSLIELKNDKQDKDFKFEGDALLSQSAIFFIAGRESTVSTICFTLYELAKHPEIQRRTREEINEKLKEHGMTYEGVQSMKYLHQVVSEILRLYPPAPIIDRVAVADYKIPGTDIVIEKGTSVFIVLTALHCDPKYHPDPLRFNPDRFSDENKENIKQCTYMPFGEGPRICIGARIGQLQSIIGLITIIKSYEISLNSKCKGDLDIRNIFLSPVNDFSLNLTKI, encoded by the exons atggtaatgcaaaattcattatttatgccAATCGTTATTTCGATTGGCTTTTTTGTGATAatcttgattttatatataaaatacaatcgcACTTACTGGGAAAGAAGAGGTGTTCCTACTGTACCTGGTCACTGGTTATTCGGTaacataaaaaagatattagatCTAGAAAAACCTCCTGCTTACGTAATAGGTGATATATGCCAAAAAAGTTCTGAAAACGATGGCATTCTtggaatttacatatttttcaaaccattcttattaataaaagatccagcaataatgaaacaaatcttaattaaagatttcaattatttttcgaatcgcaGTTTTACGATTCGATCATTTCAAGATGAAATTGGAAAtacaaatcttttttcattgaaGAATCCccaatggaaatatttaag aactAAATTATCACCGATATTCAGTAGtgcaaaagtgaaaaaattattccatttaatgGTTGAAGTTGCCAattcgatgaataaatatttagatgatGAATTTTCAAACAGTACGAAAACGAAAACTATTATGATAAAAGATGTTACTCTAAAATATACCACTGATGTCATATCTTCTGTTGCTTTTGGAATTCaagtaaattcatttaatcctaaaacattacaattttatgaagaag CTCAAAAAGGACTCAAAATGACATTTTTTCGTggcattcaattaattatttcgtttttctttccaaaacTTTCGCCATATTTGAATGCTAGAATGTTAGGAACTTCGACAAATTTCTTTCGTAAAGTATTCTGGAATTCCATGGATAACAGagaaataactaaaaataaacgagaagatttaattgattctttaatagaattgaaaaatgacaAACAAGATAAAGATTTCA aatttgagGGTGATGCATTGTTAAGTCAATCagcaattttctttattgctGGACGCGAGTCAACTGTATCAACTATATGCTTCACGCTTTATGAACTGGCTAAACATCCAGAAATTCAAAGACGAACAcgagaagaaattaatgagaaattaaaGGAACATGGAATGACTTATGAAGGTGTTCAAAGCATGAAATATCTTCATCAAGTTGTATCAGAAATTCTACGACTTTATCCTCCGGCTCCAATTATCGATCGAGTTGCCGTGGCGGATTATAAG atACCAGGAACTGATATAGTCATAGAAAAAGGAACATCAGTTTTCATAGTTCTAACTGCACTTCATTGTGATCCAAAATATCATCCAGATCCTCTCCGTTTTAATCCTGATAGATTCagtgatgaaaataaagaaaatatcaagcAATGTACATATATGCCATTTGGAGAAGGACCAAGAATTTGCATTG gagCTCGAATTGGTCAATTGCAATCTATTATTGGTTTgattactataattaaaagttatgaaatttcattaaattctaaatgcaAAGGTGATCTtgatattcgtaatatttttttatcaccaGTAAAcgattttagtttaaatttaacaaaaatataa